A portion of the Gemmatimonadaceae bacterium genome contains these proteins:
- a CDS encoding response regulator, with protein MRRVAGRTVLIVEPDADSRAQLRATLESDGYTVIATSGGDDALSLIDNPRINLVVTELYLGNRKSRCLLNAICTPAPRRRAKVLAYTTHGQPKDRAWAAASGADAYVLKKNGAARLLEVADRLGRAR; from the coding sequence ATGCGCAGAGTCGCCGGCCGAACCGTCCTCATCGTCGAGCCGGATGCCGACTCGCGCGCGCAACTTCGCGCGACGCTCGAATCCGACGGCTACACCGTCATCGCGACCAGCGGCGGCGACGACGCACTGTCCTTGATCGACAATCCGCGAATCAATCTCGTGGTGACCGAGCTCTACCTCGGAAATCGCAAGAGTCGTTGCCTGCTGAACGCGATCTGCACTCCGGCGCCGCGGCGGCGCGCCAAGGTATTGGCATACACCACGCATGGCCAACCGAAAGACCGCGCGTGGGCGGCCGCCTCCGGCGCGGATGCCTACGTGCTCAAAAAGAACGGCGCGGCGCGACTGCTCGAAGTTGCGGACCGGCTCGGACGAGCGCGATGA
- a CDS encoding glucoamylase family protein, translated as MTTASRTLSLDAPDVPDDHGSAERSPIKGEIFGAARLGSHARRLARRHTLAPVAATQWLRRRDRGPLIAQLDATERALNAARDTLAAASASGADVGPAGAWLLDNFFVVMEQLPEIRSMLPAGYYRELPKLAGGGPRAGYPRIYDIIVELITHTDGRLDDASVCMILTEYQRVSALTLGELWAIPAMLRIGYLENVRRMALRASREVADRASADAWVSRLIAASPVDDDELAAFVHRGPPLSAAFLTRFLQQIRSRRADFMPLLWLEQWLAEDIMTVEDAAQRSAQELALTQLVMANSIASLRHVANIDWTTLVEAVSIVETTLREDPAQAYAHMTRSTRDQYRHAVERIAKGSALDEHHVAAEAVRAARTAADADGIDARRDHVGHYLIGDGRPAFERACEFRGGHAARFRELILAHPAASYFGALSVVFAATLGVLLSPFLLVAVSADRALWFVIAAAFACLPAADAAVAIVHQLVNLVIPASRLARLDYADGVPERHRTVVVVPLLLGSPEAVTRALDHIEVQFLANRDREVRFALLSDFLDAATEHTAEDAAIVDAAVAGIRALNEAYRGEHGESYAPFYILHRARKWNDADGVWMGWERKRGKLVEFNEFIRGAAAQAFAVTEGDLEWLRDARYVITLDADTMLPRSAAAALIGTIAHPLNGALYDAARGRVVRGYGILQPRVSVSLPSASESRFAAIYAGHPGVDPYTTAVSDVYQDLFGEGTFTGKGIYDVDIVRQATDGRFPENSLLSHDLLEGTFARAGLVTDIEVFDDYPSRYLTSARRAHRWMRGDWQLLRWLTTRVPGHAGANRHPLSALSRWKIADNLRRSTTPVAVLMWLVGGWTILPGTWMTWTAAALAAFATPWITPLVFAAARPPRDQAWHPYYTAIARDASRALEQIVLAVVLLPDQALLAVDAIARTLIRVRWTRRDMLEWQTASHAEQTTGHGRRSVWRRMWPSVLLGASIMAIVAWHAGVAPMTRGVMWWSVAAAGTMLTLIWMLVPEAVLALSAPVRRRSLVLDGAERASALRYALHHWRYFDRFVTEETHWLAPDNFQETPKPLIASRTSPTNIGLQLLATASAADLGFLTRGETIDRLERALDAMEKMPRIHGHFYNWYGLSDLAVLDPPYVSTVDSGNLAGHLIALAQGCLEMTLAPIDDGRVWAAIEIEGGPREKVKGTWIGERLLAYQSANLELRRRAATVDSDSAAAVLWERQRLQATADELSSLDLDPECDASVSLREIAASSSAAAALVARLEALAARSREMATAMDFRLVYDERRRLFSIGYDARAGTRDESLYDLLASESRLASFMAISKNDVPVEHWFHLGRSLSVADGATALVSWSGTMFEYLMPLLVMPARPFSLLDQTCHAAVRRQIAYGDARDVPWGISESAYNLRDRHETYQYRAFGVPDLALKRGLASDLVVAPYATALGLTVDAHAALHNFSRLERRGALGLYGFYDALDYTRHDEDERFAVVRTHMAHHVGMSLVAFDNALSVAAREREGIWQRRFMADAAVRATALLLDERIPRRYVPRPAQSNAPVATPAAASATRIAVHEVNTPHTPDPHVALLGGNGYSVLLTNAGSGYSRANDIDVLRWRADGTRDDTGQWIYIKDLTAATLWSAGYQPTCAQPSSYRASFAADRVVFERRDGAVETHTEIVVVASEQAEVRRVTLVNRSRATRELELTSYGEVVLCPANADRAHPAFQKLFVETERAQDGALLASRRPRSADEAWPWCVHVVAAGPELIGDITCETDRARFLGRGRTARAPLALDRDGALSGTVGAVLDPVVALRVRVRVEPGRSAVIAFTTAVASTREAALQLADRYRDSAAGDRALSLARTEAEVELRDLDIAPADVALFQELAGALIYPHEALRAPAAERALVTSGQAALWAQGISGDWPIVLATIRTPAGLASVRQLLVAHRYWRMKGIRSDLVILNTKAHSYAQELHDQLMTVAMSSSEGGVLEQPGGVFVRRADHLSADETALLRSVARIHVACDGVGLGEIVAANLLSHATRAPAEPRTNKDDEPPRPALAVDARAVALPANGYGGLTAAGDYAVDVAGERVPPAPWSNVIANPAIGFCVTERGGGFSWAENSYFFRLTPWSNDPISDPCGEVIYLRDTETGETWSPTPGPNAAAGRASQSPRYEVTHAPGVTRFSHTRGNIATELTLGVPRADAVKISHLRIVNRGPTSRHLSLTSYVEWVLGAEREHTRHQLHTRYDAASGAVLAQNCFAPDFANRTAFSWISERVTSHTARRDHFIGRTGDLVSPAGLRAPQLSGASGAGYDPCAALRCAITLAPNETRDVVVLLGVAETDAAARELIERYTSPEAAAAAVHTAADAWNDRLSVITARTPDADFDALVNRWSLYQALSCRMWARSAFYQSSGAYGFRDQLQDSMAFVYAEPAIARAHLLRAASRQFVEGDVQHWWHEPSGRGVRTRFSDDLAWLPFVAAHYVRVTGDSGVLDERVAYLEMRELVPGEQEAYDLPTVSAHTGSLYEHCVRAIDRACTVGDHGLPLIGAGDWNDGMNRVGVGGKGESVWLAWFLATTLREFSAHAEGRSDVDAATRWRARADDYAAAAERSAWDGAWYRRAFYDDGTALGTAANDECRIDAIAQSWAVLSGAADPERARAAMQSVNEHLIRDDTGLVLLLAPPFDRSPRDPGYIKGYLPGIRENGAQYTHAAFWTVLAFARLGDGDRAVALMRMLNPLARTRTPEDARRYATEPYVIAGDVYAASGHEGRGGWSWYTGAASWSYRVALEGILGFEKRGAQLRFDPCIPAVWPGFEVDYRFGGSLYAVSVKNSTSASRGILSMTVDGTAVTDGWISLVDDGVRHSVVILLGADRAP; from the coding sequence GTGACGACCGCTTCGCGTACGCTGTCCCTGGACGCACCGGATGTGCCCGACGACCACGGCTCCGCCGAGCGGAGTCCCATCAAGGGCGAGATCTTTGGTGCGGCGCGGCTAGGTTCGCACGCGCGACGGTTGGCGCGCCGGCACACGCTGGCACCTGTCGCGGCGACGCAATGGCTCCGTCGCCGAGACCGCGGGCCGCTGATCGCGCAGCTCGACGCCACCGAGCGCGCCTTGAACGCGGCGCGCGATACGCTCGCGGCCGCGTCGGCGAGTGGCGCCGACGTTGGACCGGCGGGCGCCTGGTTGCTCGACAACTTTTTCGTCGTGATGGAGCAACTGCCGGAGATCCGCTCCATGCTCCCGGCCGGCTACTACCGCGAGTTGCCGAAGCTCGCGGGCGGCGGACCGCGCGCGGGCTATCCGCGGATCTACGACATCATCGTCGAGTTGATCACGCACACGGACGGCCGCCTCGATGACGCGAGCGTGTGCATGATTCTCACGGAATACCAACGCGTGAGCGCGCTCACCCTGGGAGAGCTGTGGGCGATTCCGGCGATGTTGCGCATTGGATACCTCGAGAACGTTCGGCGCATGGCGCTTCGCGCGTCGCGCGAGGTTGCCGACCGGGCGTCCGCCGATGCGTGGGTGTCGCGTCTCATTGCCGCGAGTCCGGTGGATGACGACGAGCTCGCGGCATTCGTGCATCGCGGTCCGCCATTGTCGGCCGCATTTCTCACGCGCTTCCTCCAGCAGATTCGCAGCCGGCGCGCCGACTTCATGCCGCTGCTCTGGCTCGAGCAGTGGCTCGCCGAAGACATCATGACGGTGGAAGACGCGGCGCAGCGCTCGGCACAAGAGCTCGCGCTCACGCAGCTCGTGATGGCGAACTCCATCGCCAGCCTCCGCCACGTCGCGAACATCGATTGGACGACGCTCGTCGAGGCCGTGAGCATCGTGGAGACGACACTGCGCGAGGATCCGGCGCAGGCGTACGCCCACATGACGCGCTCGACACGCGACCAATACCGGCACGCCGTCGAACGGATCGCCAAGGGCTCGGCGCTCGACGAACACCACGTCGCGGCCGAAGCCGTTCGTGCCGCACGGACCGCGGCGGACGCCGACGGGATCGACGCGCGTCGTGATCACGTTGGTCACTATTTGATCGGCGACGGGCGGCCCGCATTCGAGCGCGCGTGTGAATTTCGCGGCGGACACGCGGCGCGGTTTCGCGAGCTCATCCTCGCGCATCCGGCCGCGTCGTATTTCGGCGCGCTGTCAGTCGTTTTCGCCGCGACGCTTGGCGTGTTGCTCTCGCCGTTCCTGCTCGTCGCGGTGTCCGCCGACCGCGCGTTGTGGTTCGTGATCGCGGCCGCGTTCGCGTGCCTTCCGGCCGCGGACGCGGCCGTCGCGATCGTGCATCAGCTCGTGAACCTCGTCATCCCCGCATCCCGTCTTGCGCGTCTCGACTATGCGGACGGCGTTCCCGAGCGCCACCGCACGGTCGTCGTTGTGCCATTGCTCCTGGGAAGTCCCGAGGCGGTGACGCGTGCGCTCGATCACATCGAAGTGCAGTTCTTGGCCAATCGCGATCGCGAGGTGCGCTTCGCGCTACTGAGCGATTTCCTCGATGCGGCCACCGAGCACACCGCGGAGGATGCGGCGATCGTCGACGCCGCGGTCGCGGGCATTCGGGCGCTGAACGAAGCGTATCGCGGCGAACACGGCGAATCGTACGCGCCCTTCTACATCCTGCATCGCGCGCGAAAATGGAATGACGCCGACGGTGTGTGGATGGGCTGGGAGCGGAAGCGCGGCAAGCTCGTCGAGTTCAACGAATTCATACGCGGCGCGGCGGCGCAAGCGTTCGCGGTCACCGAAGGCGATCTCGAATGGCTGCGCGATGCGCGCTACGTCATCACGCTCGATGCCGACACGATGCTTCCGCGATCCGCCGCGGCGGCACTGATCGGAACGATCGCGCACCCGCTGAACGGTGCCCTGTACGATGCGGCGCGCGGTCGCGTGGTTCGCGGTTATGGAATTCTCCAGCCGCGCGTGAGCGTGTCGCTGCCGAGCGCGAGCGAGTCGCGATTCGCCGCGATCTACGCGGGCCACCCGGGTGTCGACCCGTACACGACCGCGGTGTCGGACGTCTACCAGGACCTCTTCGGCGAAGGCACGTTTACGGGAAAGGGCATCTACGACGTCGACATCGTTCGCCAGGCGACGGACGGCCGATTTCCCGAAAACAGTTTGCTCAGCCACGACTTGCTCGAGGGAACGTTCGCCCGCGCCGGACTGGTCACCGACATCGAAGTGTTCGACGACTACCCGTCGCGCTATCTCACATCGGCTCGCCGCGCGCATCGATGGATGCGCGGAGACTGGCAGTTACTGCGCTGGCTGACGACACGTGTGCCCGGTCATGCCGGCGCCAATCGCCATCCGCTGTCGGCACTCTCGCGCTGGAAGATCGCCGACAATCTGCGCCGCAGCACGACACCGGTCGCGGTGCTGATGTGGCTCGTTGGCGGATGGACGATTCTTCCCGGAACATGGATGACGTGGACGGCGGCCGCCCTCGCCGCCTTCGCCACGCCGTGGATCACCCCGCTGGTGTTCGCGGCCGCGCGCCCGCCGCGCGATCAAGCTTGGCATCCGTACTACACGGCCATCGCCCGCGATGCGTCGCGCGCGCTCGAGCAGATCGTTTTGGCCGTCGTGCTGCTCCCCGACCAGGCGTTGTTGGCCGTCGACGCGATCGCGCGGACGTTGATTCGCGTGCGGTGGACGCGCCGTGACATGCTCGAGTGGCAAACGGCGTCGCACGCCGAACAAACGACAGGACACGGTCGGCGATCGGTGTGGCGCCGCATGTGGCCGTCAGTGCTGCTCGGCGCGAGCATCATGGCGATCGTCGCGTGGCATGCGGGCGTCGCTCCAATGACGCGCGGCGTCATGTGGTGGTCCGTCGCGGCCGCAGGGACGATGCTGACACTCATATGGATGCTCGTACCGGAAGCGGTGCTGGCACTGAGCGCGCCGGTTCGGCGCCGCTCGCTCGTGCTCGACGGCGCGGAGCGAGCCTCGGCGCTGCGCTACGCACTCCATCATTGGCGCTACTTCGATCGCTTCGTCACCGAGGAAACGCACTGGCTCGCGCCGGACAACTTCCAGGAGACGCCGAAGCCGCTCATCGCATCGCGGACGTCACCGACGAACATCGGTCTCCAACTGCTCGCCACCGCGTCGGCGGCGGATCTCGGATTTCTGACGCGCGGCGAGACGATCGATCGGCTCGAGCGCGCGTTGGACGCGATGGAGAAGATGCCGCGCATTCACGGCCACTTCTACAATTGGTACGGCCTGTCCGATCTCGCGGTGCTCGATCCCCCGTATGTCTCAACGGTCGATTCGGGTAACCTCGCCGGGCACCTCATCGCGCTCGCGCAGGGGTGTTTGGAGATGACGCTCGCGCCGATCGATGACGGTCGCGTCTGGGCGGCGATCGAAATCGAAGGCGGACCGCGCGAGAAAGTCAAAGGCACTTGGATCGGCGAACGGCTGCTCGCGTATCAGTCGGCCAACCTCGAGTTGCGCCGCCGAGCGGCGACGGTCGATTCGGACAGCGCCGCGGCCGTGCTTTGGGAGCGGCAGCGTCTGCAAGCGACGGCGGACGAGTTGTCGAGCCTCGATCTCGATCCCGAATGCGATGCGTCGGTTTCGCTTCGCGAGATCGCGGCGTCATCGTCGGCCGCGGCGGCGCTCGTCGCGCGACTCGAGGCGCTCGCCGCGCGATCGCGCGAGATGGCGACGGCCATGGATTTCCGTCTCGTGTATGACGAACGCCGCCGGCTGTTCTCCATCGGCTACGACGCGCGCGCCGGAACGCGCGACGAGTCGTTGTACGATCTGCTCGCGTCGGAGTCGCGGCTCGCGAGCTTCATGGCGATCTCGAAGAACGACGTGCCGGTCGAACATTGGTTTCATCTTGGCCGATCGCTCAGCGTCGCCGACGGCGCGACGGCGCTCGTCTCGTGGAGCGGCACGATGTTCGAGTATCTCATGCCGCTGCTCGTGATGCCGGCGCGGCCCTTCTCGCTGCTCGATCAAACGTGCCATGCGGCGGTGCGCCGCCAGATCGCCTATGGCGACGCGCGCGACGTCCCATGGGGGATCTCCGAGTCCGCGTACAATCTGCGCGATCGCCATGAGACGTATCAGTATCGCGCCTTCGGTGTGCCCGACCTCGCGCTCAAACGCGGGCTTGCTTCGGATCTCGTCGTCGCGCCGTACGCGACGGCATTGGGGCTGACCGTCGACGCCCACGCGGCGTTGCACAATTTCTCTCGCCTCGAGCGCCGCGGAGCGCTTGGCCTCTACGGCTTTTACGACGCGCTCGACTACACGCGACACGACGAGGATGAGCGATTCGCCGTCGTCCGCACGCACATGGCCCATCATGTCGGCATGAGTCTCGTCGCGTTCGATAATGCGTTGAGCGTTGCTGCTCGTGAGCGTGAGGGCATCTGGCAGCGGCGGTTCATGGCCGATGCGGCGGTTCGCGCGACCGCCCTCCTGCTCGACGAGCGTATTCCGCGCCGGTACGTTCCGCGGCCGGCGCAGTCCAACGCCCCCGTGGCGACGCCGGCCGCCGCGTCGGCGACGCGAATCGCCGTGCACGAGGTCAACACGCCGCACACGCCAGATCCGCACGTGGCGCTGCTTGGCGGCAACGGGTACAGCGTGCTGCTCACGAACGCGGGAAGCGGCTACAGCAGAGCGAACGACATCGACGTGTTGCGCTGGCGCGCCGACGGTACGCGTGACGACACCGGGCAGTGGATCTACATCAAGGATCTCACTGCGGCGACGCTGTGGTCCGCCGGATACCAGCCGACCTGCGCCCAGCCGTCGTCCTACCGCGCCTCCTTCGCCGCCGATCGCGTCGTGTTCGAGCGGCGCGACGGAGCGGTGGAAACGCATACGGAGATCGTCGTTGTCGCCAGCGAGCAGGCCGAAGTGCGCCGCGTGACGCTCGTCAACCGCTCGCGTGCCACCCGCGAGCTGGAGCTGACGAGCTATGGCGAAGTCGTCCTCTGTCCCGCAAACGCGGATCGCGCTCACCCGGCGTTCCAGAAGCTGTTCGTGGAGACGGAACGGGCGCAGGACGGTGCGCTGCTCGCGAGCCGCCGCCCGCGCTCCGCCGACGAAGCGTGGCCGTGGTGCGTGCACGTGGTCGCGGCGGGTCCGGAACTGATCGGCGACATTACCTGCGAAACCGATCGCGCACGCTTCCTCGGCCGCGGGAGAACGGCTCGTGCGCCACTCGCGCTCGATCGCGATGGCGCGTTGTCCGGAACCGTCGGCGCCGTGCTGGACCCGGTCGTCGCGCTGCGCGTCCGCGTTCGAGTCGAGCCGGGCCGCTCCGCGGTGATCGCGTTCACGACGGCGGTGGCCTCGACGCGAGAGGCGGCGCTTCAACTCGCCGATCGGTATCGCGACAGCGCCGCCGGCGATCGTGCCCTGAGCTTGGCGCGCACGGAAGCCGAAGTCGAGCTGCGCGATCTCGACATCGCGCCGGCCGACGTCGCGCTCTTTCAGGAGCTCGCCGGGGCCCTGATCTATCCGCACGAGGCGCTCCGCGCGCCCGCCGCCGAACGCGCGCTCGTGACGTCCGGGCAGGCCGCCCTCTGGGCGCAGGGGATCTCCGGCGACTGGCCCATCGTGCTCGCGACGATCCGCACGCCGGCTGGATTGGCGAGCGTACGCCAGCTCCTCGTGGCCCACCGGTATTGGCGCATGAAGGGCATTCGGTCGGATCTCGTTATTCTGAACACGAAGGCGCATTCCTACGCGCAGGAGCTGCACGATCAGCTGATGACCGTCGCGATGTCGTCGAGCGAAGGCGGTGTGCTCGAGCAACCAGGGGGCGTGTTCGTTCGCCGCGCCGATCACCTGTCCGCCGACGAGACCGCGCTGCTGCGCTCCGTGGCGCGCATTCACGTCGCATGCGACGGCGTCGGGCTCGGTGAGATCGTGGCCGCCAATCTCCTGAGCCACGCCACGCGCGCGCCCGCCGAACCCAGGACGAACAAAGACGACGAGCCGCCGCGGCCCGCGCTCGCCGTCGATGCGCGCGCGGTTGCTCTGCCCGCGAACGGGTATGGTGGTCTGACCGCGGCTGGTGATTACGCGGTCGATGTGGCGGGCGAGCGCGTGCCGCCGGCGCCGTGGTCGAACGTCATCGCGAATCCGGCCATCGGGTTTTGCGTCACCGAACGCGGCGGCGGTTTTTCGTGGGCCGAGAACAGCTACTTCTTTCGGCTGACGCCGTGGTCGAATGATCCCATCTCGGACCCGTGCGGTGAAGTCATCTACCTGCGCGACACCGAGACGGGGGAAACGTGGTCGCCGACACCGGGGCCGAACGCCGCCGCCGGCCGCGCGTCGCAGTCGCCGCGCTACGAGGTGACGCACGCGCCCGGCGTGACGCGGTTCTCGCACACGCGCGGAAACATCGCGACCGAGCTCACGCTCGGCGTGCCGCGCGCCGACGCGGTAAAGATCTCACATTTACGAATTGTGAATCGCGGCCCGACCTCGCGGCATCTGTCCCTGACGAGCTACGTCGAATGGGTGCTCGGCGCGGAACGCGAGCATACGCGACATCAGCTGCATACGCGATACGACGCGGCCTCGGGCGCCGTGCTCGCGCAGAACTGCTTCGCGCCCGACTTCGCGAATCGCACGGCGTTCTCCTGGATCAGCGAACGCGTCACGAGTCACACGGCGCGGCGCGATCACTTCATCGGGCGGACCGGCGACCTGGTGTCGCCCGCTGGGCTGCGGGCGCCGCAGCTCTCTGGCGCGAGCGGCGCCGGCTACGATCCGTGCGCGGCGCTGCGGTGCGCGATCACCCTGGCGCCGAACGAGACGCGCGATGTCGTCGTGCTGCTCGGCGTCGCGGAAACTGATGCCGCGGCCCGCGAGCTGATCGAGCGATACACGTCGCCCGAGGCCGCCGCCGCCGCCGTTCACACTGCCGCCGACGCGTGGAACGACCGGCTGTCGGTCATCACCGCGCGAACACCCGACGCCGACTTCGACGCCCTCGTCAATCGCTGGTCCTTGTATCAAGCACTCTCCTGTCGCATGTGGGCGCGATCGGCGTTCTATCAATCGAGTGGAGCGTACGGCTTTCGCGACCAGCTCCAGGATTCGATGGCGTTCGTGTACGCCGAACCTGCGATCGCTCGCGCCCATCTGCTGCGCGCCGCAAGCCGCCAGTTCGTCGAGGGGGACGTGCAGCACTGGTGGCATGAGCCGTCCGGACGCGGCGTGCGAACGCGGTTCTCCGACGATCTCGCCTGGTTGCCGTTCGTCGCCGCGCACTACGTGCGCGTCACGGGCGACAGCGGCGTCTTGGACGAACGCGTCGCGTATCTGGAGATGCGTGAGCTCGTCCCCGGCGAGCAGGAAGCGTATGATCTCCCCACCGTGAGCGCGCACACCGGATCGCTGTACGAACACTGCGTACGTGCGATCGACCGCGCCTGCACGGTGGGCGATCACGGATTGCCGCTCATCGGCGCGGGGGATTGGAACGACGGCATGAATCGCGTCGGCGTGGGAGGGAAGGGCGAGAGCGTGTGGCTGGCGTGGTTCCTCGCGACGACGCTGCGTGAGTTCTCGGCACACGCCGAGGGGCGCAGCGACGTCGATGCCGCGACGCGGTGGCGCGCGCGCGCCGATGACTACGCCGCCGCGGCCGAGCGCAGCGCGTGGGACGGCGCGTGGTATCGCCGCGCGTTCTACGACGACGGTACAGCGCTCGGCACGGCCGCGAACGACGAATGCCGCATCGACGCCATCGCGCAGAGCTGGGCCGTGTTGTCCGGCGCCGCGGATCCGGAGCGCGCTCGCGCCGCCATGCAATCCGTGAACGAGCACTTGATTCGCGACGACACCGGCCTCGTCCTGTTGCTTGCCCCGCCGTTCGATCGGTCGCCGCGCGATCCGGGGTACATCAAGGGATATCTGCCGGGCATACGCGAGAACGGGGCTCAGTATACGCACGCGGCGTTCTGGACCGTGCTCGCGTTCGCGCGGCTCGGCGACGGTGACCGTGCGGTGGCGCTTATGAGAATGCTCAATCCGCTGGCGCGCACGCGGACGCCGGAGGATGCGCGCCGCTACGCGACGGAGCCGTACGTCATCGCCGGCGACGTGTATGCGGCGTCCGGCCACGAAGGCCGCGGCGGATGGTCGTGGTACACCGGTGCGGCAAGCTGGAGCTACCGCGTCGCGCTGGAAGGGATCCTCGGCTTCGAGAAGCGCGGCGCACAACTCAGGTTCGACCCGTGCATTCCCGCGGTGTGGCCGGGCTTCGAGGTCGACTATCGGTTTGGCGGCAGCCTCTACGCCGTCAGCGTGAAGAATTCAACGAGCGCATCACGCGGCATTCTGTCGATGACCGTGGACGGCACGGCGGTGACCGACGGGTGGATCAGTCTGGTCGACGACGGCGTGCGCCACTCCGTGGTCATCCTGCTTGGCGCCGACCGAGCGCCGTAG